The genomic DNA ATCTCCGGCCTCTACTGGCACTTCGTGGACCTGGTCTGGATCATGGTCTTCACGTTCATCTATCTCCTGTAGGACGGAGCGACCAATGGCCGACGGACACGCGAGCCCCAACTACTGGCTGATCTGGCTGTACCTCTTCATCCTGACGGTGACCGAGATCGCGGTCATCTTCGCGCCCATAGCCAAGGTCCTGATCGTCATCGCTCTGGTCTCGCTCGCCCTGGTCAAGGCCACGCTGGTGGCGGCGTACTTCATGCACCTCCGGTTTGAAGTCCGGACCCTTGCCCTGATCGCGCTGACTCCCCTGTTTCTGGGCGCCCTCTTGATCTTCATCCTCATTCCGGATCACTCGGCGGTCCCCCACAAGACCGCCGACTCGGTGAAAGTCGCGCCCGCCCCTGGTCATCGCTGATGCCTTGATGCCGGTGGCGTCCCTGGGGTCTCGATGAGCTCCCTCCCGCTCTCGGCCCTTCCTGCCCTTAACGCCGCCCTGAACGCGACCTGCGCCGTCCTCCTGGTGTCCGGCTACCTCATGATCCGCCAGGGCAAGGTGTTGGCGCACAAGATCTGCATGGGCTCCGCGTTCGCGGTCGCCGTCATGTTCCTGGCTTCGTATCTCACGTATCACTATCAGGTGGGCTCGATGAGCTTCGGGGGCCAGGGATGGATGCGTCCCGTCTACTTCAGCCTCCTCACCTCGCACACGATCCTGGCGGCGGGGATCGTCCCGCTCGTCCTCGTGACCCTGTCCCACGCGCTCCGCGGCCGCTTCGATCGGCACATGAGGATCGCGCGGTGGACGCTTCCCCTCTGGCTCTACGTGTCGGTGACCGGGGTGATCGTGTACTTGATGCTCTACCATTTCTACGGGCGCGCCTGAGCGAACGGGTGTTCGAGCGGCGCCGGATCGCGCTGAAGGGTTGGAGAGGCCATTGAGCAGAATCCGATGCGAATGTTATCCTGGTGGTGCACCCGACACCTCGGGATATCAAGGGCGAAGCGCTTGCCTGGTTGACTAAATTCCTATAAAAACTTGGGAGAATGGCTATGTTGACGGTTGTTGGAGTTTTTCAGACGCCGGCGAGCGCCTATGAAGCCGTGAATGAGCTGAGATCTACAAGGATCAAGAAGGAGAAAATCAACCTGCTCGTCCCCGGAGACCCGGAAAAGGCAGTGAGAGAAATACCGACCACGGAGGCCGAACAACCCGGAATGGGAGCGGCGGTAGGAGGCGTCGTGGGCGGGGCATTTGGCGCTGCCGCAGGGGTGAGCCTGGGCGGGGCAGCCGCGAGCATGCTTGTGCCCGGGGTTGGACCAATCATTGCCGTCGGAATTCTTGGCGCGGCCATTCTAGGTGCGATCAGCGCGGCGGGAGGCGCGGCCGCGGGCGATGCGCTGGAAAAAAGTTTGGACCAGGGACTGCCCATAGATGAAATCTACGTTTACGAAGATGCATTGCGGCAGGGACGCTCGATCGTGGCCATCCTTGCCGAGAACGATGAACAGGCCGATGCAGCACGTGAGGTTCTGGAACGAACCGGCGCGGAAAGCATTGATGCGGCTCGCGAGAAATGGTGGATCGGGTTGCGCGATGCCGAGCAGGAAAGCTACACCGCACAGGGGGCTGATTTCACCAAAGACGAAGTGAACTACCGGCGCGGATTCGAAGCGGCTCAAGATCCGAGATTGCGCGGAAAATCTTATCAGGAGTCGGATAAATATCTGGTGGCGCGCTATCCAAAAGTTTACCGTGAAGAAAGCTTCCGCCGCGGGTACGAGCGTGGCCAGGCCCACCGTCACAAGGAACGCGCAGACCGCGCTTCAGGCCAATAGGCAAGTCGATGAGAACCTTTGGGAAGTCTATCAAGGGCTTGGTCGAATCTGTGCCCGCGGGCTTCTGAGGCAGGGTACGTCCGAGTACGGCTGCCTATGCTCTGCGGCGGCGGGTGGATGATCGGGACGGAAAACTCGCGGATCTTTTACGTACGCATCCGCCGAGCGATCGACGGATTATTCTGCTCTCTCAGATGGCCGGCCTCACGGGTCTTCTGATGGCTCTTCTCTCGTGAAACTCATCACCGCGCATAGAATTCTCATTGGAACGGCGATCGTCTTCTTTATTTTCTTTTCTCTGTGGGAGCTCAGAAACTATTTGCAATCGAGCGATACATGGGCGGCCGCCCGGAGCATTCTGTATCTCGTTGTTGCCGCGGGGTTCGGCATCTATTTTAAATCTCTCAAGCGTTGGTACGGATAATCGCGGCGGAAGCGCAGCCGTTTCTGGTTGAGATCACTGAAGAGTATATCGTTCGCGCGGTCGCCGGCCACGCCAAGATGACGTAATCACCGGCGGGGCTGGTCTCCCCGAACGGCTTCTCGCTCACGCGCCGTCCGCTCCTCGCGATCGAGCATCCTCGCCACGACCAGCAGAATGGGGATCAGATACATATGCCCCATGCTCCACATGAGGCCCCCCGCCAGGGCCTGGTCGTCGAGCGCGCTCACACCGAATGGCGGCCGCGACGCCTCGTAATAGGGATACAGAACGCGCTCGGGCAAGGCGATCAAGGCGCTCAGCAGCGTGTTCTGCCCCGTGGCCGCGAGGAGATACAGGATGGCGAAGCCGCGGGGGATCCGCTCGTGCAGCCGGGGCGCCGGCTCCACGATCGGCCACCAGAAGAGGAGCGCCGTGCCGAAGAAGGCCACGTGCTCGACATCGTGGATCACGGGATCGCGCAGCGCGGCCTGATAGGCGGCGGGAAGATGCCAGAGCCACAAGTTCCCGACGAAGAGGAGCCAGGCGACCGGCATCAGGGTGGCGGCCCAGAGGACTTTGCGGAGCGGTGCGTTTCGAGTGAGCAGGCGCCCGAGGGCTCGGCGAGCCCGCCGAGGCAGCCCCCAGAGAGAGGTCGGCAGCGGGTTCCCGAGGAGAAGAAGTGGCGCCGCGATCATCATCAAGATCAGGTGCTGGACCATGTGGGCGGTCAGGAGGACGTCAGCGAGGTCGTCCACGGGCGGGAGGAGGGCGACGGCCACCGCGCCAAGGCCGCTCAGGTAGAGCCCGAGGCGCCATCCGGGGGCAAGCTCCCGATAGCCCCACTCGCGAAGACGCCACCACCCGGAGGCGTACACACTCGCCAGTGTCGCAAGGATGAGCACAACCTCCGGACGCCAGCGCCAGGAGGCGAGCAAGGCTCCGGTCGAGGACGAATGGCTCACGAGGGTCAGCTCATCCACGATCGCCCGGTGTCTGCCCGCCCCGGTTCAGGCCGGGGGCCGGATGACATCGCCCACGCGGATCGTGCCCTCGGTCAGGATTCGCGCTCTCAGGCCGCCCCGATGAATGAGCCCGGCCAGGACTCCTTTCTGAGTGAGGTCCTCCAGGTGCCGGCACGGCTCGCAGAGCCGCGCGCTCCGCAGCAAGACTTGGCCCACCCAGAATTCCTGGTCCACCAAGTGGTTCAAGGGCACGCCGGATGTGGCGATGTTGCGTGGGGTCTCGGCCGGAGACAACTTGGTGCCCAGCGTTTGCCCGTCGGCGTTCAACGCCGCGGTGGAACGCCTCCACGCTCTCAACCTCGATCAAGGTGATCTCACGCCCACCGTGACTCGCCTTCCCCGAATGAGAGCCGTGACCCAAAATACCGGTCCCCCTCGAGTCCCCGACCGGGCACCGCCCGCACCTCGTAGACGGACCTCGCTATGGGGATTCTAGCCCGGCCGTGCGCAGCGGGGGAGTCGATTTAGGGCGGCCGGCCTGACCCCGCGCTGGTGCCCCGATGGGGTGTTGGTCCAGGGCTTCTCCGAGCCGACCGCGAGGTCGGATCTCGCGAATTTACGAGCCCGCGCGGTCCTCGACGGCGATCCTGCCACGAGGCAAGAACCGCGTTCAGGGTGTCTTCCATGTGAGACCCAACAGCGCAATTCCCCACGCCGGAACGAGCGCAGCGCCTCCCAGGAGCCAGTACGTGACCGACCGATAGGCCCGTCCCGACTCGCGAAGGCGCCTCATGGCCCTGTCCGAGAGGATGATCCCGAGGAGCGCGGCCGACGATGCAAGATGAAGGAAGACCGACAACGAATGCTCCGGTCGGCCCGTCGGGGAAGCCGTGGCCCCGAGCAGGCCCACGAAGGCGATGAGCCACGCGGGCAGAAGCGCGGCGAGCCCGAGGGACCAGTGCAGATGGGGACGCTGGCTGGATTCGCGCCCGCCCAGAGCGCGCATGGCGCCCCACGTGGCGAGCGCCCCCACGAGACCGATCAGGACCGACCACGCGATCATGCGCG from Candidatus Methylomirabilota bacterium includes the following:
- a CDS encoding DUF420 domain-containing protein, whose translation is MSSLPLSALPALNAALNATCAVLLVSGYLMIRQGKVLAHKICMGSAFAVAVMFLASYLTYHYQVGSMSFGGQGWMRPVYFSLLTSHTILAAGIVPLVLVTLSHALRGRFDRHMRIARWTLPLWLYVSVTGVIVYLMLYHFYGRA
- a CDS encoding cytochrome C oxidase subunit IV family protein, which translates into the protein MADGHASPNYWLIWLYLFILTVTEIAVIFAPIAKVLIVIALVSLALVKATLVAAYFMHLRFEVRTLALIALTPLFLGALLIFILIPDHSAVPHKTADSVKVAPAPGHR
- a CDS encoding cytochrome c oxidase assembly protein, giving the protein MDELTLVSHSSSTGALLASWRWRPEVVLILATLASVYASGWWRLREWGYRELAPGWRLGLYLSGLGAVAVALLPPVDDLADVLLTAHMVQHLILMMIAAPLLLLGNPLPTSLWGLPRRARRALGRLLTRNAPLRKVLWAATLMPVAWLLFVGNLWLWHLPAAYQAALRDPVIHDVEHVAFFGTALLFWWPIVEPAPRLHERIPRGFAILYLLAATGQNTLLSALIALPERVLYPYYEASRPPFGVSALDDQALAGGLMWSMGHMYLIPILLVVARMLDREERTAREREAVRGDQPRR
- a CDS encoding MOSC domain-containing protein; this translates as MNADGQTLGTKLSPAETPRNIATSGVPLNHLVDQEFWVGQVLLRSARLCEPCRHLEDLTQKGVLAGLIHRGGLRARILTEGTIRVGDVIRPPA